A stretch of DNA from Sphingomonas ginkgonis:
GAACAAGGCTCAGCGGGACGCGGAGGGAGCTTGGCTCCGCCGCGAACCCACGGGCTCGAACGGCATCGCCATCGCGCCCGCGCTGACGGCCGGCGGCCGTGCGCTGCTGCTGATCAACCCGCACACCAGCCTGTTCTTTCGCTCCGAGCAGCAGGTGTCGAGCGACGAGGGGCTCAACGCCTATGGCGCGGCGACCTGGGGGCAGTTCTTCATCTACCAGGGCTTCAACCCGCACGCGGGCTGGATGCACACGTCGAGCGGAGTCGACAGCGTCGACGAGTTCGCCGAGACGGTCGCGCGGCGCCAGGGTCGGCTCGAATATCGCTACGCCGGCCGCTGGTTCCCCGTCACGCGGCGGGAGATCAGCCTGCGCTTCCGCCTGCCGGGTGGCGGCATGAGCGAGCGCCGCTTCGTCACGCTCGCCACGCGTCACGGGCCGCTGGTCCGGATGGACGGTGGCCGGCCGATCGCCTTCGCGATGATGAACCGGCCGGTCGAGGCGCTCCAGCAGAGCTTCCTGCGCACCAAGGCGACCGACCTCGCCTCCTTCCTGAAGGTCGCCGAGCTGCGCGCCAACAGCAGCAACAACACCATCTTCGCCGACGACCGCGGCGAGATCGCCTATCTCCACCCGCAGTTCGTGCCGCGTCGCGACAACCGGTTCGATTACACCCGGCCGGTCGACGGCAGCCGGGTCGAGACCGACTGGCACGGGCTCCACCCGCTCGCCGAACTGCCCAGCGCAATCACGCCGCCCAACGGCTGGGTGGTCAACACCAACACCGCGCCGTGGCGCACGGCCGGGCCGTTCAGCCCGCAGGCGGCGCGCTTCCCGCGCTACATGGACCAGGTCGGGACCAATTACCGCGAGGCGCACGCCATCGGACTGCTGCAGGGCAGCCGCGGGTGGACCCTCGACACGCTTCAGCGCGCGGCGTTCGATCCCTTCCAGCCGGGCTTCGCGGCGATCCTTCCCTCGCTGCTCCAGGCTTGGGACGCCCTCCCGGCGGGGGATCCGCGGCGCTCCGCACTCGCCGGGCCGGTGCGGCTCCTGCGCGGCTGGGACTATCGCTGGAGCGCGAAGAGCGAAGCGGAGAGCCTGGCCAACTTCTGGGCGGCGGCGATGCTCGGGGCGATGCCGAAGACCAACGAGCCGCGGGCGCGGACGATCGAGCGGATCCCCGCGGGAACCAGTGCCGACGCCAAGCTCGCCGCCCTGCAGGCCGCGGTGACGAAGCTGATCGCGGACTTCGGCGGCTGGCGCGTGCCGTGGGGTGAGATCAACCGCTACCAGCGCCCGCCGGCCCTCGGCCGTCCCTTCGACGACAGGCTGCCGAGCCTGCCGCTGCCGTTCGCGAGCGGCAATTTTGGTTCGCTCGCCAGCATCGGCGCGTCCGGCCCACAGGGGACGAAGCGCTGGTACGGCGAGGCGGGCAACAGCTTCGTCGCGGTGGTCGAGTTCGGTCCGCGGGTGCGGGCGCGCGCGGCCAAGGCCGGCGGCGAGAGCGGCGATTTCACCTCGCCGCACTTCGACGACCAGGCGCAACGCTATGCGGACGGCAATCTCAGACCCGTCTATTACTGGCCGGACGAGCTTCGCGGCCATGTCGAGCGAATGTACCGGCCGGGAGAGTAGCTTTCCACCATCACGCTGAACTCGGTTCAGCCCCCGGTCGCCCGGGGGAAGAAGGTCGCGGGATGCGTCCTGAAACAAGTTCAGGATGACGGTCGACAGGGGACGACGCCCGCTGAGCTCAGCCCGCGAACCTGTCCGTCGCGCGGATGAGGCCGTCCAGCACGCCCGGCTCGCTGTAGAGGTGCCCGCCGTCGGGGATGATGTTGAGCTCGACCTCCGGCCACGCCTTTTTGAGCGCCCAGGCCGCGGCCGGCGGAGTGCAGCAGTCGTGCCGTCCCTGCACGATCACCCCGGGGATGCCGCGCAGCTTCGACGCGCCCCATAGCAGCTGGCCTTCCTTGAGCCAGCCGCCGTTCGCCATGTAGTGGTTCTCGATCCGGGCGACCGCCACCGCGACATCGTCGCCGGTGAAATGATCCTCGGTGTCCGGGCTGGGAAGGAGGGTGACCGTCACCGCCTCCCACTTGCTCCACGCCTTGGCCGCCTCGAGCTGGACCGCGCGGTCGTCGCCGGTCAGGCGGCGCCGGTAGGCGGTGACCAGATCGCCATGCTCCTCGTCCGGGATGGGGGCGACGAACTCGTCCCAGCCGTCCGGATATTGCTGCGACGCGCCGCCGCGGCGGTACAGCCAGTCGACCTCAGATTCGTCAAACAGGAAGATGCCGCGGAGCACCAACTCGGTGACCCGCTCGGGATATTTCTGCGCATAGGCGAGGCTCAGCGTCGAGCCCCAGCTGCCGCCGAACACCATCCACCTGTCGACCTCGGCGACCTTCTCGCGCAAGGTCTCGATGTCGTCGACCAGGTGCCAGGTGGTGTTCGCCTCGAGGCTGGCGTGCGGAGTCGAGCGGCCGCAGCCGCGCTGGTCGAAGACCAGGATCTTGTACTTGTCGGGGTTGAACTGCCGGCGGTGCGAGGGACTCGACCCGCCGCCGGGGCCGCCGTGAAGGAAGACCACCGGCTTGCCCTCGGGGTTGCCGCTCAGCTCCCAGTAGAGCGAGTGGCCGTCGCCGACCTCGAGCATGCCGGTGCGATAGGGCTCGAACTCGGGGTAGAGGGTGCGGCGCTCGTCCATCAGAAACTCAGCTCCTCGTAGACGTGGGACACGTCCCCGTTCCACTCGCCCTTGAACCAGTTCAACAAGCGATCGGCCGGGGTGATGCCGGTCGCGACGACATCGCGCAAGGGATCGAGGAAGCCGCCCTCATTGTCGCCGGCGCCGTTGAGCGCGGCGCGCGCCGTCAGCCCGGACGCGGCGATGTCGACGACCTTGGCCGCCAGGTCGCGGACCGTTCCGCCGCCCGGCACCGGCGCGTCCAGCGCCATCCGCGGCACGTCATGGCGAAGCTGCTCGCGTTCCTCGATCGACCAGTGCCGGCACAGGTCCCAAGCGGCGTCGAGCGCGCCATGGTCGTACAGCAGCCCGACCCACAGCGCCGGAAGCGCGCAGATTCGTCCCCACCGGCCGCCGTCGGCTCCGCGCATCTCGAGGAAGCTCTTCAGGCGAACCTCGGGAAAGGCGGTCGAGAGATGGTCGGTGAAGTCGCTGACGGTCGGGCGCTCGCCGGGCAGCTGCGGAAGCTTGCCGTCGAGGAAGGCCCGAAAGCTCTCGCCCGCGCAGTCGATATACTTGCCGTCGCGGAACACGAAGTACATCGGCACGTCAAGCGCATAGTCGCAGTAGCGCTCGTAACCGAAGCCCTCGTCGAACACGAAGGGGAGCATGCCGGTCCGGTGCGGGTCGGTATCCTCCCAGATGTGGCTGCGGAAGCTCTTGTAGCCGTTGGGCCGGCCTTCCGTCAGCGGGGAGTTGGCGAACAGCGCGGTGGCGACCGGCTGCAGGGCGAGGCCGACGCGGAACTTCTTCACCATGTCGGCTTCCGACGCATAGTCGAGGTTGACCTGGATGGTGCAGGTGCGAAGCATCATGTCGAGCCCGAGCGAGCCGACCCGCGGCATGTGGTTCAGCATGATCGCGTAGCGGCCCTTGGGCATGATCGGCAGCTCGGCGCGGGTCTTGTCGGGCCACATGCCGAGTCCGAGGAAGCCGAGCCCGAGCCGGTCGCCGACCGCCTTGACCTGCTCAAGATGCCGCCCGGCCTCGGCGCAGGTCTCGTGCAGCGTGGCCAGCGGCGCGCCGCTGAGCTCGAGCTGTCCGGCGGGCTCGAGGCTGATCGTCCCGTCCTTGCCCGACAGGGCGATGATCTTGCCCTGCTCCTCGACCGGTTGCCAGCCATATTCGGTGAGACCGGTCAGCAGGTCGCGGATGCCGCCGGGCTCGTCCCACGACGGCGCGCGGTGATCGGCCGTGCGGTAGACGAACTTTTCGTGCTCGGTGCCGATGCGCCAGCTTTCCCGCGGCTTCTCGCCGCCCGAAAAGACGGCCAGCAGGTCCTCGCGGCTGTCGATGGGCGGGCTGGCGGAAAGGTCGGTGCGCGTCGTCATGCCGCGCGCGTTAGCGCCAGTCCCCGGCCAGCGCCATATAGGCCGTCAGCGCGGCGAGCGCCGCCGTCTCCGCCCGCAGGATCCGCGGTCCCAGGCTGATCGGCACGGCCCCGGCGCTGGCCCGGACCATCGTCCGCTCGTCGTCGGTGAAGCCGCCCTCGGGCCCGACCAGGATCGTCGCCGGACCCTCCTTCATCGCGATGGCCGCCGGCTCACCGCCGTTTTCGTCCGCGAAATAGAGCGGGCGCTCGTTCGCCTGCAGGAAGGCCTTGAGGCCGACCGGTTCGGCCAGCGACGGAAGCAGGGTCCGGCCGCACTGTTCCGCCGCCTCGACGGCGATGCTCTCGAGCCGCTCGCGCTTGATCCGCTCGGCGACCGTCCGCTGCGTCATGACCGGCTGGAGGTGGCGGACGCCGAGCTCGGTGGCCTTCTCGACCAGCCAGTCGGTCTGCGCCCGCTTGACGGGTGCGAAGGCGAGCGTGACGTCGGGCACGCTCTCCTGCTCGCGGGTCTGCTGCTCGACGCGGAGGGTCATCCGCTTGCGTCCCACGTCCGCGATCCGCGCCAGCCATTCGCCCGTGGCACCGTCGAAGACCAGCAACTCGGCTCCCGGGCCAAGACGCATGACATTGCCGAGGTAATTGGCCGGCCCGGCGTCGAGTTCCACCGCCGAGCCGCCGGCAAGCGGCGTCCGCACAAACAGGCGGGGCAGGCTCCGCGGCGGCCAGGCGGGGGTCGCCGGCATGGTCAGCAGCGCTTCCTGACGACCATGTCCTCCGCGACCTTCTGCAGCGCGGCGGCGAGCGGGGGAGCGAGGCCGTGGTCCCGCGCGGCACGCTCCTGCGGGCCGAGCGTCGTCGGCCTTGCCCCGGTGACGCCGGCAAACACCACCAGCGCCTCGAGGTAATAGCCGGCGGTGGAGGCGTGGTAATGGTCGCTCGCCCACAGGTCGACCTGCCCGGGCGTGATCCCATCGTAGGGGTTCGGGTCTGCGATCCCGCGCGCGATGGCGCAATTGAACGCCTCCCCGGCCGGGTTCACCCGCTCGACCGCCCGATTGGCCGCGCGGGCACGATCATAGGCGGCGCGAAGGTCGAGCGCCATGCGCTGGATTGGCTGGCCCGCCCAGTGGCCGGCGGCGACATAGGTCTGGTCGGGGCGGCTCCAGGTCGCGGTGAGGCTGAGGCGCACGGCAGGCGAATGGGCGCGGAACAGCCGGGCGAAGCGGCCGGCGTAATCGCTGAGCTCGCTGCCGTCGCCCGGGTGATCGGCGCTGAGCGTCGAATAGTCCTGCATCACCACGGCGCTCCAGCGGCGGTCGAGCAGGGCCCGGCGATTCTCCCAGTGCCAGCGGAGGTCCTTGCCCGGCGAGGTCTCGAGCGAGACCCGCCACGGCTGGCCGCTTTCCTCGGCAAAGGTCGCGAACAGCGCCGGCACGCCGCCGATCCCTTCGCCGTTGAGGTCGGTCACCGCGTCCGCGCGATAATGCTCGACCGGGCTCAGCGCGCCGAAGGTGAAGCTGTTGCCGACGAACAGGATGGACGGGATCGTCGCGGCGGCGGCGAACAGGGGCGCAAGGGGCATGGCGGCTGTCTGGCCGCTGCGCCGCGTCCCGGCAAGGGCGAGACAGGGGCGAGCGGATCGGCTAGTCGCCGCGGCGATGATCAGCGGCATCGACCTTGTCCCCGACAGCGAGCGGCACGGCCTGATCGGCGCGCTGCCCGAGCCCGCCCGGCCGTTCGCCAGCCTAATGCGGCTCGACCGGCCGATCGGCAGCTGGCTGCTCTACTGGCCGTGCGCCTGGAGCGTCGCGCTGGCCGGGGTCGGGGGGCGCTGGGACTTGTTCCTGTGGCTCGGACTCGGCGCGTTCGCGATGCGCTCGGCGGGCTGCGTCTACAACGACATCGTCGACCGCGACCTCGACAGGGCGGTCGAGCGGACCCGCCTCCGCCCGCTCGCCAGCGGCCGGGTGAGGACCCGCGCTGCCTGGGCCCTCCTGGTCGCGCTCAGCCTCGTCGGGCTTATCGTCCTGCTCCAGCTCGGACGGACGGCGCAGGGGATCGCGCTCGGCAGCCTCGCCCCGGTCGCCGCCTACCCGTTCATGAAGCGGATCACCTGGTGGCCGCAGGCGTGGCTCGGGCTGGTGTTCAGCTGGGGTGCGCTGGTCGGCTGGCCGGCGGTGACCGGCCGCTTCGACCTTGCTCCGCTGCTGCTCTGGCTGGGCAGCATCTTCTGGGTGATCGGCTACGACACCCTCTATGCCATCCAGGACATCGAGGACGATGCGCTGGTCGGGGTGAAGAGCTCGGCCCGCCGCCTCGGCGCCCATGCCGCGCTGGGCGTCGGCATCTGCTACGCGGCGGCACTGGCGCTGTGGGCCGCGACGCTCTGGCGCGTTCGTCCCGAGTGGCTGTCGATCGTTGCCCTGCTGCCTGCCGCGCTCCACCTGCTGAGCCAGGTCGCCCGCGCCGACCCCGGTGACGGCGCCGGGGCGCTCCGCCTGTTCCGTTCGAACCGCTTCACCGGCCTCCTCGTCTTCCTCGCCATGCTGGTGGTCGGCTTGTCCTCGCCCGCCTAGCCGCCTAGGCGCGGGCGCATGCTCAGCCCCGCCGATGCCCGCACCATTGTCGAACGCCTCGTCGAGCAGGCGAGAAGCGCCGGGGCCACCGCCGCCGACGCGCTGCTGATCGGCGGTCGGTCGAGCAGCGTCTCGGTGCGGATGGGTGAACTCGAGGACGTGCACCGGTCCGAAGCGGACGACATCGCGCTGCGGGTGTTCGTCGGCCAGCGGAGCGCGAGCGTCTCCTCGTCGGATCGCGGCGACGACGCGCTGGCGGAGCTGGTCGGACGGGCGATCGCCATGGCGCGGGAAGCGCCCGAGGATCCCTTTGCCGGGCTGGCGCCCCCCGAACTGCTGCTCCGGGGCGAGCCGCCCGCCATGGACGGGTTCGACCCGGTCGAGCCCGACCCCGCCGCGCTCCGTGCCCGAGCGCTGGCCGCGGAAGGGTCCGCGCTAGGGCAGGCGCGGGTGACCAATTCGAGCGGCGCGTCCGCCAGCGCGTCCGCCAACACGGTGGCGC
This window harbors:
- a CDS encoding penicillin acylase family protein, coding for MQRWDPWMALSFTEGSIGGDIERIDLKQLAAFYSGGQAELASGPASQPRRRAAEWVLNKAQRDAEGAWLRREPTGSNGIAIAPALTAGGRALLLINPHTSLFFRSEQQVSSDEGLNAYGAATWGQFFIYQGFNPHAGWMHTSSGVDSVDEFAETVARRQGRLEYRYAGRWFPVTRREISLRFRLPGGGMSERRFVTLATRHGPLVRMDGGRPIAFAMMNRPVEALQQSFLRTKATDLASFLKVAELRANSSNNTIFADDRGEIAYLHPQFVPRRDNRFDYTRPVDGSRVETDWHGLHPLAELPSAITPPNGWVVNTNTAPWRTAGPFSPQAARFPRYMDQVGTNYREAHAIGLLQGSRGWTLDTLQRAAFDPFQPGFAAILPSLLQAWDALPAGDPRRSALAGPVRLLRGWDYRWSAKSEAESLANFWAAAMLGAMPKTNEPRARTIERIPAGTSADAKLAALQAAVTKLIADFGGWRVPWGEINRYQRPPALGRPFDDRLPSLPLPFASGNFGSLASIGASGPQGTKRWYGEAGNSFVAVVEFGPRVRARAAKAGGESGDFTSPHFDDQAQRYADGNLRPVYYWPDELRGHVERMYRPGE
- the pip gene encoding prolyl aminopeptidase; the protein is MDERRTLYPEFEPYRTGMLEVGDGHSLYWELSGNPEGKPVVFLHGGPGGGSSPSHRRQFNPDKYKILVFDQRGCGRSTPHASLEANTTWHLVDDIETLREKVAEVDRWMVFGGSWGSTLSLAYAQKYPERVTELVLRGIFLFDESEVDWLYRRGGASQQYPDGWDEFVAPIPDEEHGDLVTAYRRRLTGDDRAVQLEAAKAWSKWEAVTVTLLPSPDTEDHFTGDDVAVAVARIENHYMANGGWLKEGQLLWGASKLRGIPGVIVQGRHDCCTPPAAAWALKKAWPEVELNIIPDGGHLYSEPGVLDGLIRATDRFAG
- a CDS encoding glutamate--cysteine ligase; protein product: MTTRTDLSASPPIDSREDLLAVFSGGEKPRESWRIGTEHEKFVYRTADHRAPSWDEPGGIRDLLTGLTEYGWQPVEEQGKIIALSGKDGTISLEPAGQLELSGAPLATLHETCAEAGRHLEQVKAVGDRLGLGFLGLGMWPDKTRAELPIMPKGRYAIMLNHMPRVGSLGLDMMLRTCTIQVNLDYASEADMVKKFRVGLALQPVATALFANSPLTEGRPNGYKSFRSHIWEDTDPHRTGMLPFVFDEGFGYERYCDYALDVPMYFVFRDGKYIDCAGESFRAFLDGKLPQLPGERPTVSDFTDHLSTAFPEVRLKSFLEMRGADGGRWGRICALPALWVGLLYDHGALDAAWDLCRHWSIEEREQLRHDVPRMALDAPVPGGGTVRDLAAKVVDIAASGLTARAALNGAGDNEGGFLDPLRDVVATGITPADRLLNWFKGEWNGDVSHVYEELSF
- a CDS encoding 16S rRNA (uracil(1498)-N(3))-methyltransferase, encoding MPATPAWPPRSLPRLFVRTPLAGGSAVELDAGPANYLGNVMRLGPGAELLVFDGATGEWLARIADVGRKRMTLRVEQQTREQESVPDVTLAFAPVKRAQTDWLVEKATELGVRHLQPVMTQRTVAERIKRERLESIAVEAAEQCGRTLLPSLAEPVGLKAFLQANERPLYFADENGGEPAAIAMKEGPATILVGPEGGFTDDERTMVRASAGAVPISLGPRILRAETAALAALTAYMALAGDWR
- a CDS encoding PEP-CTERM sorting domain-containing protein encodes the protein MPLAPLFAAAATIPSILFVGNSFTFGALSPVEHYRADAVTDLNGEGIGGVPALFATFAEESGQPWRVSLETSPGKDLRWHWENRRALLDRRWSAVVMQDYSTLSADHPGDGSELSDYAGRFARLFRAHSPAVRLSLTATWSRPDQTYVAAGHWAGQPIQRMALDLRAAYDRARAANRAVERVNPAGEAFNCAIARGIADPNPYDGITPGQVDLWASDHYHASTAGYYLEALVVFAGVTGARPTTLGPQERAARDHGLAPPLAAALQKVAEDMVVRKRC
- the ubiA gene encoding 4-hydroxybenzoate octaprenyltransferase, with the translated sequence MISGIDLVPDSERHGLIGALPEPARPFASLMRLDRPIGSWLLYWPCAWSVALAGVGGRWDLFLWLGLGAFAMRSAGCVYNDIVDRDLDRAVERTRLRPLASGRVRTRAAWALLVALSLVGLIVLLQLGRTAQGIALGSLAPVAAYPFMKRITWWPQAWLGLVFSWGALVGWPAVTGRFDLAPLLLWLGSIFWVIGYDTLYAIQDIEDDALVGVKSSARRLGAHAALGVGICYAAALALWAATLWRVRPEWLSIVALLPAALHLLSQVARADPGDGAGALRLFRSNRFTGLLVFLAMLVVGLSSPA